One Zeugodacus cucurbitae isolate PBARC_wt_2022May chromosome 3, idZeuCucr1.2, whole genome shotgun sequence genomic region harbors:
- the Cd109_2 gene encoding CD109 antigen isoform X2, with product MVKFAELLPIWGLLIVGAQAKGYYTITSPGSVRPNSKFSVHVSVFDIWENSRISLTLQGPQYEKIIEVVVPPNSGQNATFELGDITNGVYTLMAQGLSGIFFENSTNLEFVENLPMIYLQTDKALYRSSDTIYFRIICLDQYLLPAKVNQSLSVVLKDSQNIIIERFDNIALNTGVYKGEYKLTGNVVPDEWSVQVFLGQKMLAKKFVEVKDYELPPFEMDLDAPSYVTFREAQFVASVRFRNEAMNSLTSGRCILTIISKTNEIINRRIHHLNNCKKGIPVNLNKLERVMQNIMVNVTVQFKAHGTHTVSKFVRFVPNLYIINMPSMSYECHEPNEVFVYRAHIYNYNGNPIDGGDEIRVTLNPGTNGMPETFFSHVNDEGCLDVQIKCSNSKIIYVTINYKGTQSKPGKIELKHLNRKEGVHVNTQFPTIDNAIEVQLASRETFNSFVCVILGRGNIVYSNNIDVPNRAWRQTHTFSITPTYEMMPEAHMFVYFFKNGNMVYYETTFSVKSEFQNTIFLDTPETIKPGIILSLNVFTEPNSYVGLLGMEENAFNLQSENNLNAKQIFRDLSNVQSKTTGVIAGLVTMTNANHDLVKIYTPVIKERAPIRKQTTQRNYFETFAFNDYVSVSGYDEVVLKLPTTFFKSWIITGFAINPKTGFALTTSRAMKTLKEIHIDIDVPQAVQRGSTITLKAEVYNYSRRRTPIYVTLEKEKDEFEFVKNVGKISETLRTDIISPGKSKPINFQIRPKVNGMITLKLTASCPWAIDVNIKKLKVVGNSLG from the exons ATGGTCAAATTTGCTGAGCTGCTGCCTATATGGGGCTTACTTATTGTAGGTGCCCAGGCAAAAGGATATTATACAATAACGTCACCGGGTAGCGTAAGACCCAATTCTAAATTTAGTGTGCATGTGAGCGTATTTGATATATGGGAAAATTCGAGAATCAGTCTGACTCTGCAGGGACCACAATATGAGAAGATTATCGAAGTTGTCGTGCCACCTAACTCTGGACAAAATGCAACATTTGAATTGGGTGATATTACAAATGGCGTATATACATTGATGGCTCAAGGTCTATCgggaattttttttgaaaattccacGAATCTGGAATTCGTAGAAAATCTCCCAatgatttatttgcaaaccgatAAGGCACTCTACCGAAGCAGTGATACTATATATTTTCGCATAATATGCCTAGATCAGTATTTGCTACCGGCAAAGGTCAATCAATCGCTATCTGTTGTTTTAAAG GATTCACAAAATATTATCATTGAACGTTTCGATAATATTGCACTTAATACCGGCGTATACAAAGGTGAATATAAATTAACTGGCAATGTTGTGCCGGATGAGTGGTCTGTACAGGTGTTTTTGGGGCAGAAAATGTTGGCGAAAAAATTCGTCGAGGTGAAGGATTATGAACTGCCACCATTTGAGATGGACTTGGACGCACCCAGTTATGTGACATTTAGAGAAGCGCAATTCGTCGCAAGTGTACGATTTCG CAATGAAGCAATGAACAGCCTGACCTCAGGGCGTTGTATATTAACCATCATATCAAAGACAAATGAAATCATAAATCGGAGGATACATCATCTGAATAATTGCAAAAAGGGAATACCAGTGAATCTAAATAAACTTGAGAGAGTTATGCAAAACATTATGGTAAATGTCACTGTTCAATTTAAAGCACATGGCACACATACCGTTTCGAAGTTTGTGAGATTCGTACCCAATCTGTATATAATAAACATGCCATCCATGTCCTACGAATGTCATGAACCAAATGAAGTATTCGTATACCGCGCCCATATTTACAACTATAATGGCAATCCGATTGATGGGGGCGATGAAATTCGTGTAACTTTAAATCCGGGTACTAATGGAATGCCTGAGACATTTTTTAGCCACGTCAATGACGAGGGTTGTCTGGATGTGCAAATTAAATGTTCTAATTCTAAAATCATTTATGTAACTATCAACTACAAAGGCACACAAAGCAAACCAGGAAAAATTGAACTTAAACATCTTAACCGCAAAGAGGGAGTTCATGTTAACACACAATT tcCAACGATTGATAACGCTATTGAAGTGCAACTCGCATCGCGAGAGACCTTTAACAGCTTTGTATGTGTGATTCTCGGACGTGGCAATATTGTATATAGTAATAACATTGACGTTCCCAACCGCGCCTGGAGACAAACACACACCTTTTCCATTACACCAACATACGAAATGATGCCGGAAGCACATATGTTTGTGTACTTCTTTAAAAACGGGAATATGGTTTACTATGAGACAACGTTTTCGGTGAAAAGCGAATTTCAAAATACG ATTTTCCTCGACACACCGGAAACCATAAAACCGGGTATTATTCTATCCTTGAACGTATTTACTGAACCAAATTCTTATGTTGGTTTATTGGGTATGGAAGAAAACGCTTTCAACTTACAATCAGAAAACAATCTGAATGCCAAACAGATCTTCCGTGATCTATCAAATGTGCAATCGAAGACAACAGGTGTAATTGCTGGGCTTGTAACAATGACAAATGCAAATCACGATTTGGTTAAAA TATACACACCCGTTATAAAAGAGAGAGCTCCAATTAGGAAGCAGACCACGCAACGTAATTATTTCGAAACGTTTGCATTCAACGATTATGTAAG TGTTAGTGGTTATGATGAAGTAGTTTTAAAGTTGCCAACCACTTTcttcaaatcttggatcattaCCGGGTTTGCAATTAACCCAAAAACAGGATTTGCCCTTACGACTTCAAGGGCAATGAAAACTCTTAAGGAAATACATATTGATATCGACGTGCCGCAAGCTGTACAGCGGG GGAGCACCATTACTTTGAAAGCTGAAGTATACAACTATTCACGTAGGAGGACGCCAATATATGTCACTCTAGAAAAGGAAAAAGATGAGtttgaatttgttaaaaatgtagGAAAGATCAGTGAGACTCTGCGTACGGATATAATTTCACCAGGAAAATCCAAACCAATTAATTTCCAAATACGCCCGAAAGTGAACGGTATGATTACCTTGAAATTGACTGCTTCCTGTCCTTGGGCAATTGATGTGAACATTAAGAAGCTGAAAGTTGTAGGAAATTCACTCGGTTAA
- the Cd109_2 gene encoding CD109 antigen isoform X1: MKKLYSNIESKICVPIFKVFPELFINYISVLDRLLTRMVKFAELLPIWGLLIVGAQAKGYYTITSPGSVRPNSKFSVHVSVFDIWENSRISLTLQGPQYEKIIEVVVPPNSGQNATFELGDITNGVYTLMAQGLSGIFFENSTNLEFVENLPMIYLQTDKALYRSSDTIYFRIICLDQYLLPAKVNQSLSVVLKDSQNIIIERFDNIALNTGVYKGEYKLTGNVVPDEWSVQVFLGQKMLAKKFVEVKDYELPPFEMDLDAPSYVTFREAQFVASVRFRNEAMNSLTSGRCILTIISKTNEIINRRIHHLNNCKKGIPVNLNKLERVMQNIMVNVTVQFKAHGTHTVSKFVRFVPNLYIINMPSMSYECHEPNEVFVYRAHIYNYNGNPIDGGDEIRVTLNPGTNGMPETFFSHVNDEGCLDVQIKCSNSKIIYVTINYKGTQSKPGKIELKHLNRKEGVHVNTQFPTIDNAIEVQLASRETFNSFVCVILGRGNIVYSNNIDVPNRAWRQTHTFSITPTYEMMPEAHMFVYFFKNGNMVYYETTFSVKSEFQNTIFLDTPETIKPGIILSLNVFTEPNSYVGLLGMEENAFNLQSENNLNAKQIFRDLSNVQSKTTGVIAGLVTMTNANHDLVKIYTPVIKERAPIRKQTTQRNYFETFAFNDYVSVSGYDEVVLKLPTTFFKSWIITGFAINPKTGFALTTSRAMKTLKEIHIDIDVPQAVQRGSTITLKAEVYNYSRRRTPIYVTLEKEKDEFEFVKNVGKISETLRTDIISPGKSKPINFQIRPKVNGMITLKLTASCPWAIDVNIKKLKVVGNSLG; encoded by the exons atgaaaaaattgtacAGTAATATAGAATCGAAAATTTGTGTGCCAATATTTAAAGTATTCCCAGaactttttat CAATTACATTTCAGTACTTGATCGCCTTTTAACCAGAATGGTCAAATTTGCTGAGCTGCTGCCTATATGGGGCTTACTTATTGTAGGTGCCCAGGCAAAAGGATATTATACAATAACGTCACCGGGTAGCGTAAGACCCAATTCTAAATTTAGTGTGCATGTGAGCGTATTTGATATATGGGAAAATTCGAGAATCAGTCTGACTCTGCAGGGACCACAATATGAGAAGATTATCGAAGTTGTCGTGCCACCTAACTCTGGACAAAATGCAACATTTGAATTGGGTGATATTACAAATGGCGTATATACATTGATGGCTCAAGGTCTATCgggaattttttttgaaaattccacGAATCTGGAATTCGTAGAAAATCTCCCAatgatttatttgcaaaccgatAAGGCACTCTACCGAAGCAGTGATACTATATATTTTCGCATAATATGCCTAGATCAGTATTTGCTACCGGCAAAGGTCAATCAATCGCTATCTGTTGTTTTAAAG GATTCACAAAATATTATCATTGAACGTTTCGATAATATTGCACTTAATACCGGCGTATACAAAGGTGAATATAAATTAACTGGCAATGTTGTGCCGGATGAGTGGTCTGTACAGGTGTTTTTGGGGCAGAAAATGTTGGCGAAAAAATTCGTCGAGGTGAAGGATTATGAACTGCCACCATTTGAGATGGACTTGGACGCACCCAGTTATGTGACATTTAGAGAAGCGCAATTCGTCGCAAGTGTACGATTTCG CAATGAAGCAATGAACAGCCTGACCTCAGGGCGTTGTATATTAACCATCATATCAAAGACAAATGAAATCATAAATCGGAGGATACATCATCTGAATAATTGCAAAAAGGGAATACCAGTGAATCTAAATAAACTTGAGAGAGTTATGCAAAACATTATGGTAAATGTCACTGTTCAATTTAAAGCACATGGCACACATACCGTTTCGAAGTTTGTGAGATTCGTACCCAATCTGTATATAATAAACATGCCATCCATGTCCTACGAATGTCATGAACCAAATGAAGTATTCGTATACCGCGCCCATATTTACAACTATAATGGCAATCCGATTGATGGGGGCGATGAAATTCGTGTAACTTTAAATCCGGGTACTAATGGAATGCCTGAGACATTTTTTAGCCACGTCAATGACGAGGGTTGTCTGGATGTGCAAATTAAATGTTCTAATTCTAAAATCATTTATGTAACTATCAACTACAAAGGCACACAAAGCAAACCAGGAAAAATTGAACTTAAACATCTTAACCGCAAAGAGGGAGTTCATGTTAACACACAATT tcCAACGATTGATAACGCTATTGAAGTGCAACTCGCATCGCGAGAGACCTTTAACAGCTTTGTATGTGTGATTCTCGGACGTGGCAATATTGTATATAGTAATAACATTGACGTTCCCAACCGCGCCTGGAGACAAACACACACCTTTTCCATTACACCAACATACGAAATGATGCCGGAAGCACATATGTTTGTGTACTTCTTTAAAAACGGGAATATGGTTTACTATGAGACAACGTTTTCGGTGAAAAGCGAATTTCAAAATACG ATTTTCCTCGACACACCGGAAACCATAAAACCGGGTATTATTCTATCCTTGAACGTATTTACTGAACCAAATTCTTATGTTGGTTTATTGGGTATGGAAGAAAACGCTTTCAACTTACAATCAGAAAACAATCTGAATGCCAAACAGATCTTCCGTGATCTATCAAATGTGCAATCGAAGACAACAGGTGTAATTGCTGGGCTTGTAACAATGACAAATGCAAATCACGATTTGGTTAAAA TATACACACCCGTTATAAAAGAGAGAGCTCCAATTAGGAAGCAGACCACGCAACGTAATTATTTCGAAACGTTTGCATTCAACGATTATGTAAG TGTTAGTGGTTATGATGAAGTAGTTTTAAAGTTGCCAACCACTTTcttcaaatcttggatcattaCCGGGTTTGCAATTAACCCAAAAACAGGATTTGCCCTTACGACTTCAAGGGCAATGAAAACTCTTAAGGAAATACATATTGATATCGACGTGCCGCAAGCTGTACAGCGGG GGAGCACCATTACTTTGAAAGCTGAAGTATACAACTATTCACGTAGGAGGACGCCAATATATGTCACTCTAGAAAAGGAAAAAGATGAGtttgaatttgttaaaaatgtagGAAAGATCAGTGAGACTCTGCGTACGGATATAATTTCACCAGGAAAATCCAAACCAATTAATTTCCAAATACGCCCGAAAGTGAACGGTATGATTACCTTGAAATTGACTGCTTCCTGTCCTTGGGCAATTGATGTGAACATTAAGAAGCTGAAAGTTGTAGGAAATTCACTCGGTTAA